A single Triticum dicoccoides isolate Atlit2015 ecotype Zavitan chromosome 2A, WEW_v2.0, whole genome shotgun sequence DNA region contains:
- the LOC119354171 gene encoding uncharacterized protein LOC119354171 → MTSSSSHHHDASSATSTPRAGAGSTTSSNGNGGGGGHHHPPPPRAQPHGAAFVRLMCSFGGRILPRPGDHQLRYVGGETRIVSVPRTTSHAVLFAALAKLAPALFVPGEPTPALRYQLPHDDLDALISVSSDDDVDNLMEELDRVHSLAATAIKPPRLRLFLFAASPDHSPAGAFGSVLSGVGDASSDQWFVDQLNAPPPGSIERGRSEASSIVSEVPDYLFGFDTTSEEPSPGTGAQPKSDAEVAQGDDDDDAPAPVLGAPLVPYVPESAPWPAPPPPYMGQPVYYVPVRPVHYLDAAGHGGYMPGPVYHIVGGGRNEAPGDLYSSGGVGGVYGVPRSMPPFRQVMYAPPPATEVYSVEGKPPEGESHSP, encoded by the coding sequence ATGACGTCATCGTCGTCGCACCACCACGACGCCTCCTCGGCCACCTCCACCCCCCGCGCCGGGGCCGGCAGCACCACCAGCAGCaacggcaacggcggcggcggcggccaccacCACCCGCCTCCTCCGCGTGCGCAGCCGCACGGGGCCGCGTTCGTGCGCCTCATGTGCAGCTTCGGCGGCCGCATCCTGCCGCGCCCGGGTGACCACCAGCTCCGCTACGTCGGCGGCGAGACCCGCATCGTCTCCGTCCCGCGCACCACCTCCCACGCCGTCCTCTTCGCCGCGCTCGCCAAGCTCGCCCCCGCGCTCTTcgtccccggcgagcccaccccggcGCTCCGGTACCAGCTCCCGCACGACGACCTCGACGCGCTCATCTCCGTCTCCTCCGACGACGACGTCGACAACCTCATGGAGGAGCTCGACCGCGTCCACAgcctcgccgccaccgccatcAAGCCGCCCCGCCTgcgcctcttcctcttcgccgcctcgccggaccacTCCCCTGCGGGCGCGTTCGGCTCCGTGCTCTCCGGCGTCGGCGACGCCTCCTCCGACCAGTGGTTCGTCGACCAGCTCAATGCCCCGCCGCCCGGTTCCATCGAGCGCGGCCGATCCGAGGCCTCCTCGATCGTCTCGGAGGTCCCGGACTACCTCTTCGGCTTCGACACGACCTCCGAGGAGCCCAGCCCCGGCACGGGCGCGCAGCCCAAGTCTGACGCGGAGGTGGCGcaaggcgacgacgacgacgacgcgccggctCCCGTACTGGGCGCTCCTCTGGTGCCATACGTCCCGGAGAGCGCCCCGTGGCCGGCCCCGCCGCCACCGTACATGGGGCAGCCGGTGTACTACGTGCCTGTTCGCCCGGTCCACTACCTCGACGCGGCTGGGCACGGCGGCTACATGCCCGGGCCGGTTTACCACATTGTCGGTGGGGGGAGAAACGAAGCCCCGGGAGATCTCTACTCGTCTGGGGGCGTCGGTGGCGTCTACGGCGTCCCGCGCTCCATGCCGCCATTCCGTCAGGTGATGTACGCGCCGCCACCCGCCACGGAAGTCTACTCGGTGGAGGGGAAGCCGCCGGAAGGTGAGTCCCACTCTCCGTAG
- the LOC119354172 gene encoding cytochrome b6-f complex iron-sulfur subunit, chloroplastic-like — translation MASTALSTASNPTQLCRTRASALCKPVKGLGFGRERIPRNITCMAGSISADRVPDMSKRELMNLLLLGAISLPTFGMLVPYGSFLVPAGSGSNAGGVAAKDKLGNDILVEDWLKTHGPNDRTLAQGLKGDPTYLVVESDKTLATYGINAVCTHLGCVVPWNAAENKFLCPCHGSQYNNQGKVVRGPAPLSLALVHADVDDGKVVFVPWVETDFRTGDNPWWK, via the exons ATGGCCTCCACCGCGCTCTCCACCGCCTCCAACCCCACCCAG CTCTGCCGGACCCGCGCGAGCGCGCTGTGCAAGCCCGTCAAGGGCCTGGGCTTCGGCCGGGAGCGCATCCCGAGGAACATCACCTGCATGGCCGGCAGCATCTCCGCGGACCGCGTGCCGGACATGAGCAAGAGGGAGCTGATGAACCTGCTCCTGCTGGGCGCCATCTCGCTCCCCACCTTCGGCATGCTCGTCCCCTACGGCTCCTTCCTCGTCCCGGCCGGCTCCGGGAGCAACGCCGGAGGCGTCGCCGCCAAGGACAAGCTCGGCAACGACATCCTCGTCGAGGACTGGCTCAAGACGCACGGCCCCAACGACCGCACGCTCGCCCAGGGGCTCAAG GGTGATCCTACCTACCTTGTGGTTGAGTCCGACAAGACCCTCGCCACCTACGGGATCAACGCCGTGTGCACGCATCTTGGATGCGTCGTGCCGTGGAACGCCGCCGAGAACAAGTTCCTCTGCCCCTGCCATGGATCCCAGTACAACAACCAGGGCAAGGTCGTCCGTGGGCCTGCACCTCTG TCGCTGGCCCTGGTTCACGCGGACGTTGACGACGGCAAGGTCGTCTTCGTGCCGTGGGTGGAGACCGACTTCAGGACCGGCGACAACCCGTGGTGGAAATAA